The DNA window ACTCCAGATGCTCGCACGCGGGGCTATGCTCTGTAATGATGCCGTCCTGGAGCATGATGGCGGCACCCTGCGCCTGGTCGGCGACCCAACGGAAGGCGCACTGCTGACCATGGCGATCAAAGCGGGACTCGATGCCCGTCACCTGGCGGCAACCTGGCCGCGCGTTGCGGAAGTCCCCTTTGACTCAGAACGCAAGCGCATGACCACCATCCACCGCTTCAGCAATGGGCAGCCGGTCATCCATGCCTATACCAAAGGCGCGCCGGAACTGGTGCTCGAGCATTGCGATACCTGTCTGATCAACGGCGAAGTGCAGCCGCTGGACGAGCGCAGGCGGGCCGCCATCCTGCAAACAAACGCTGATCTCGCCGGGCAGGCATTGCGTGTGCTGGCGATCGCCTACAGGCCGCTGGACTCCATCCCTGAGGAGCCAAACGCTGACGAGATCGAGCGTCACCTGACCTTTGTTGGTCTGGCTGCCATGCGCGATCCCGCTCGCCCGGAAGTGCGTGATGCCATCCGTGTGGCCCGTACCGCCGGCATCCGCACGGTGATGATCACCGGCGATTACCCTGATACCGCCGCCGCCATTGCCGGTGAACTGGGGTTGCTTGATGACCAGGACAGCCTGCTCACCGGCGCTGATCTCAGCCGCATTTCTGATGAAGACCTGGCTCGCCGCGCGTCAACCGTCTCTGTCTACGCCCGCGTTAACCCGGTGCACAAAATGCGCATCGTCGAAGCCATCCAGAGTCACGGGCACGTCGTCGCCATGACCGGCGATGGGGTTAACGATGCTCCCGCCCTCAAGCGAGCGCACATCGGCGTGGCCATGGGCATTACCGGCACTGACGTCAGCAAACAGACGGCGGATATGGTGCTGACCGATGACAACTACGCCAGTATTGTCGCGGCCATCGAAGAAGGCCGGATCATCTACGCCAACATCCGCAAGTTCGTTTTCTACCTGATCTCCTGCAATGTAGGCGAGATTCTGATCATCTTTGTGTCCATGCTGCTGGGCCTGCCCCTGCCGCTGCTGCCCATCCACCTGCTCTGGCTCAATCTCGTCACAGATGGCGCGCCGGCGCTGGCGCTAGGGCTGGAACAGAAAGAGCCGGACATCATGCGCCAAAAACCACGCCCGGCGCACCAGCCGATCATCACCCGCGATCTGTGGATCCTGACGAGTATTCAGGCGGTGGTAGAGACTGCCGCCACGCTGGGCGCATTTGTCGTCAGCCTGAACACGCTGGAGCCAGACCCGGCTAATCCGCTGCTTTCGCGCACCATCGCTTTCACCACACTGGTGGTAGCCGAGTTGTTGCGGGCCTTTACCGCACGCTCAGAGCGCTTCAGTATCTGGCAGATCGGGTTGCTGACCAACCGCTGGATGATCTATGCGGTCAGCGCGTCGCTTGCCCTGTTGCTTGGCGTGATCTATCTACCATTCCTGGAGCCTGTGTTCAATACCGTAGCGCTCACCGGCGAGCACTGGTTGACCCTGCTGCCATTCACGCTCTTGCCCTCAGCGGCGGCGGAAATCGCCAAGTTTGTAATGCGTCGCCATGGACAGGTGCAGGCCGCTATGTGAGTGTTCACTACAGTTTCCGGAAACGCCCAGGGGCGCCCGCAATGCCGGAGGGCGCCCCTGTTTGTTCGGTCTTGCTTGACCGCGGTGGTTATGCCCCAACGCTGGCTCTGAGGTACGCTTCCATGAACTCATCCAGCCGCCCGTTGAGGACAGCAGTGGTGTTGCCTGTTTCGTAATCTGTCCGGTGATCCTTGACCATCTGGTACGGGTGCAGCACATACGACCGGATCTGGTTGCCCCATTCAGCTTCAACGTGTTCCCCCTTCAGGGCGGCCAGCTGTGCCTCCTGCTTCTGCCTCTCCAGGTCAAGCAAGCGCGCCTTGAGCACCTGCAGCGCGCGCTCGCGATTCTGGGTCTGGCTACGCTCATTCTGGCATGAGACAACGATCCCGGTCGGGAGATGGGTGATGCGGACGGCCGTCTCATTCTTCTGCACGTGCTGGCCGCCCGCGCTGCTGGCCCGGAACGTATCGATCTGGAGGTCCTTCTCGTCGATCTGGATGTCGATCTCGCCGCGAATATCCGGCCAGACCTCTACCAGCGCGAACGACGTGTGGCGCCGGTTTGCTGCGTCAAACGGACTGAGACGCACCAGCCGATGCACACCGCGCTCCGCCTTCAAGTAGCCATAAGCATAATCGCCAACCACACTGATAGTCGTGCTTTTGATACCGGCTTCATCGCCTTCCATCTCGCTCAGAATCTCAGTGCGGTAACCACGCTGCTCCGCCCAGCGCAGATACATGCGTTGCAGCATCTGCGCCCAGTCCTGGGAATCCGTGCCCCCCGCGCCCGCATGGATGGCCAGCACCGCATCCTCAACATCATAAGGGCCGGAAAGCAGCGCCTGAAATTCCATTTGCGCCACGATTCCAGCCAGGCGTTCAGTCTCAGCCGCCAGCTCCGCATACATTGCTTCATCGCCCAGCGCGGCCAGTTCCAGTGCATCGTCAATTTGCTGGGCGATTCCAGTCCAGCGCTGGACTTCCTCCCGCATCCGGGCCAGCTGACGCATCACCTGTTGCGCTCGCTCAGGTTCCGCCCAGAAGTCCGACGCTGTGGATTCCTGCTCAAGTGCTTCAACGCGCTGCGCAGTCTTAGGGATGTCAAAGACGCTCCATAAGGCTGCTGATGACATGCCGCATATCCGTGAGACGCGTAGTGAGCTCTTCCATGTTCGTTTATCCTTTCTGGCAACAGGCTGCTGGCTCCCCACCAGCCTGAGCATTACCCACGACCATCGTTATCAAACAGGCCATCAACATACTGATCGGGGTTGAAAAACAGCAGATCGTGGATAGTCTCACCCACCCCAATGTACTGCACCGGGAGCTTTAGTTCCTGGTAGATGGCGAAGATCATGCCGCCTTTGGCGGTGCTATCCAGCTTGGTAACAATCGCCCCAGTAACCTGCACCGTCTCCTGGAAATGCCGGGCCTGACTGAGGGCGTTCTGGCCGGTAGTCCCATCCAGAACAAGCAGCGTCTCGTGAGGTGCATCCGGGATCACCTTGCGGATCACGCCGCGCACCTTCGCCAGTTCTTCCATCAGGTTGAATTTGGTGTGCAGCCGCCCGGCGGTGTCCACAATCAGCAGGTCATGCCCGCGCGCACGGGCTGCCTGTACTGCGTCATAAACGACTGCCCCCGGATCTGAATGGGGTTGCCCCGCGATCACCGGCACGCCGGCCCGTTCCCCCCACAGCTGCAATTGCTCGATCGCCGCCGCGCGGAAGGTATCCCCCGCCGCCAGCAACGGACGCCGGCCAGCATTGCGCAGCCGGTAGGCCAGTTTGCCAATAGTGGTTGTCTTGCCGCAACCATTCACCCCGACGATGAAGATCACCGACAGATCGCGCCCGCTGATGTTCATCGGTGGCGGATCGTCCAGCAGTCCACGCAGTTCCTCCTTGAGCGCCTGCTGGAGTTGGCCCTGGCGGGTGATGCCTTCCCGTCGCACCCGCCCGCGCATCCGTTCGACCAGGCGCAGTGTCGTTTCCACGCCAACATCGGCCTGGATGAGCAGGCTCTCGACCTCATCCCACGTGTCGTCATCGATCTCGGTCACCCCCAACGTCTGGGCGATCCGCCCGAAAAACGACTGCCGGGTTCGTTGTAAACCTTTGCGCAGCGACTCCAATGACGCCTCCCACCTTCCATCCACTGTCCAGAGCGTCGAGAGTATACCAGAGCGGCAACCCGCCCGACAAATGCCCTGCGTTCCCTCCAGTGCATGCTATAATGGCATCTGAAGGCATCTTTGTACAGTACGAGTTAGAGAGTCATCGTGACTGCAAAACATGATCTTGCTAACATTCAGCATAGCCTGAAGCTGCGCTTTTCGGATCAATCCCTGCTCAAACGGGCGCTGACCCACCGCTCCTACATCAATGAGCATCCTGATGATGCCCTTGACGATAATGAACGCCTGGAATTCCTGGGCGACGCCGTCCTCGATTTCATCACCGGCGAATGGCTCTACAATCGCTTCCCGGAGATGCGCGAGGGCCGCCTGACCCGCCTGCGCGCCGCACTGGTACGGACAGAAACCCTGGCTGAACTGGGTGTCCAGTGCTCACTGGGCGATGCCATGTTGCTGGGACGTGGCGAAGAGGAAAGCGGTGGTCGGGAACGCCAGGCCAACCTGTGTTGCGCGTTTGAGGCCCTGATCGGTGCGTTGTATCTTGACCAGGGGCTTGATGCCGTTCGCGATTTTGTGCTGCCGCGCTTCGAACCGGCGCTCCAGCAGATCCTGCGCACAGACGCCGACAAAGATGCCAAGAGCCTGCTCCAGGAATGGAGTCAGGCTCATCTTGGCCTCACGCCAACTTACCGCACCGTGCAGGCCACCGGCCCAGACCACAACAAGGAATTTACCGTCGAAGTCGTCATCGGTGATGACGTCTATGGCCGGGGGATCGGGCACAGTAAGCAGACGGCCGCTCAGGAAGCCGCCCGCAACGCCCTCCAGCACATTCAGATCGACCAGCCAGACTGATCTTGATCTACTTGCTGAGGTCGATTTCCACTACCGCCAGCCGGTGATCGGAAGCGTCGCTGGCCAGAACGCCGCGCCCCGTCGGTAGCACATTGCGCAGCCACAGGTAGTCAAAGCGCAACTGGATCGCCTCGCCACGCAGCAACGTTGCCGAACGGTCAACCGCAAGCCCGTCAAAGGGATCGCTGAAGCCAACCTCAACCAGACGTTCATACAGCGCCGAGCCTGGCGTATTGTTGAATGTGCCCCCCAGAATCACGCGCCCGACGACCCCGCCGGGATGATCGGTCCCGATTAACGCCAAAACCTCCTGAAGTTGCAGCCACTGATCCTGCTGCTGAAGCTCCAGAACGCTGGACTCCCGCGCATACAGCAGGCCTAGCCATGTGTTATACACATCCAGCACACCTTCATCAGGCCGGACCTGCACCCGCTGTACGCCCGTTTGCATTCCCTGACTCGTTAACAGCGTGCCTGTCTCCAGCGTGATTGGCACCCGCGAAAGCACGGCCAGCCCCTGCAACGACTCATTGGTAGGGAAGAAGCGCACATCCATCCCCAACCGGCGTCCCAGCCAGAGTGCCTGATCCACACCAAAGGACACCAACCGCCCGGCATCTACTTCCTGGAGCAGCACCACGTCAGCCCCGCTCTCCCAGATCGTGTTGGCCATCTCCGCCAGGTTGTAGTCAAAGTAGAGGCTATAGCCACCATGGATGTTGTATGTGGCAACGCGAATTCGATCGGCATTGCCCGTCCGGGCAATCGCCGGTGGCAACACGGCCAGCGTCACCAGGATCGCGCTGGCAAAGACACCCCCCAGCCCGGCCAGCGTCTCTACAAGCACCGCTCGTTGCCAGGGGATACGCCGCCGTGCATCCATCATCGGGATGGCCGCCAGTGCCACACCTACCAGTATCACGCCCAGCCCCATCCCGCGCATGGCCCGCAGTAGATGGCTCAAGCTGGCCAGCCCGCCGCCAAAATCGCGCACAAAGGCATATTCATACGTAAAGAAGTCAGCGCCAAACAACACAGCCAGAATCACAAACGCTGTTACCAGCGCCACGCCGGTGATGTCGCGCTCTTCCTTGCTGACCGGTCGGGCAATCCACCACAAGTTCAGCGTCAGCAGGAACTGCGCCACGATCAGGGCTGCCGCCGCCACCGCCCCGCTGAAACGTGCACCGATCACCACCAGCAGGCTGATCAGAACCAGCCAGAACCAACCACGCCAGTGGGCATCCACAAGCGTCAATAGCCGACGGGCAAGGTCGCGGGCTTCAGGCACCAGCGTGAGCGCCGTCGCCGCTGCCAGCCACGGGGCCACCACGGTGTAATCCGTCTTACTCCAGTGCGCTACCGCATTGGGCAGGCCCAGCAGTGCACACTCAAGGAACAGGTATGCGCCCAGCGCCAGCCCTCCGCCCAGGGCAATACCCGAATAGGCGGCCACAGCCCGGAATGGAGCGCCACCGCTGAAGGCCAGCCGGATCACAGCAATCAAAGCCAGCGCAACCGACAAACCCGTCTGAATTGGCAGAAACGCCTCCGACCAGGTGATATCCATCGTCTGGCCGTACGCCCGCACGATCTGGTCCAGCGTTACCCCGATCACGAGCAACACAGCAAAGCGCGCCGGAAATTGCCGGGCCACTGCCGCCAGGTACAGCCCCGCCCCGGCCACGACGATAGCCGCGCCCAGAACGCCGGTGAATGGCTCATTCAGAGTCATGAACACCCGCCCGATAGCGACAGCCGCCACTCCCAGAGCGAATGCGACCGGCCGCCGCGCCAGGAGGAAGGCCAGTAGCGGCATGAGCGCGGCCACCACCACGGCCACCACTTCCGCCTGGGCAACCTCAGGCAGGACAGCGCCGGGAGGAGGTGGGTCGCTAATGCCCAGGCGCAGCACAATGTCCGCGCTGGAGACGTGCGCATACAGCGCCCCCAGCAGAAAGCGAAGCGCCTGGATAAAGAACCAGCCTACCAGACCAGCCTCAACCAGCCAGCCTGCCCGCCAGAAAGCCTCACGTCGACCCATAGGCCTCGATCCCCTTGCCTGCCCGTAAGGCGCAGCATCACACTGCGCCGCCCACGCGCCCCATCTGCCAGCCCCCTCTCAGCAGCCCACCAGGCATTCTGCCATTCACCGCCGCCTGCCACAACAGGAAGACCGACAAATCATTTTCTACTGCAGACATGTCACGCTATAATGGCCCAACCCTCAAAAAAAGGAAAAAGCCATGGAACATGTTGACAAGCTTCTTATCGGCGGCGTTGTCGTCACCATGAACCAAAACTACGACGTTTTTCCAGATGGCGCAATAGCCGTCAGAGGCAACGCGATTGTCGCGGTCGGCCCCCGGCAGGTCATTACTGCTGCCTATACTGCCACTGAAACAATGGACTGCAGCGGTCAGATCATCATGCCGGGCCTGATCAACACTCACACGCACGCACCAATGACCCTCCTGCGTGGCCTGGCCGATGACCTGCGGCTTGATGTCTGGCTGATGGGCTATATGATGCCCGTTGAGCGTGAGTTTGTCAGCCCTGAATTTTGCTACTATGGCACGCTGCTGGCCTGCGCGGAGATGATCCTGAGCGGCACCACCTGCTTCGCTGACATGTACTATCACGAAGGCGATATCGCCCGCGCAACCGTGGAAGCCGGGCTGCGTGCCGTGCTTGGCCAGACCGTCCTCAAATTCCCTTCTCCCGATGCAGCCAGCTATGAGGAAAGTCTCGCCTACACCCGGCAATTCATTGAGACGTGGAAAGGACATCCGCTGATCACCCCCGCCGTCGCCCCCCATGCGCCATACACGAACACAGAGGAAACGCTGCGGGCTTGCACGGCACTGGCCCGTGAGTACGATGTTCCTCTGCTCACCCACTTTGCCGAAACACGTCTGGAGGTCGAGGAAAGTCGCCGCGAACATGACATGGCTGTCGTTTCCTGGGCCGAGCGACTGGGGTTGCTTGATGCCAAGGTACTGGCTGCGCACTGTGTGCACATTGACCCGGATGAGATGCGCCTGCTCCACAACCATGGCGCCCGCGTCGCCCACAACCCTAGCAGCAATCTCAAACTGGCCAGTGGCGTCGCCCCGGTGCAGGAAATGCTCAACCGCGGCCTGATCGTGGGCATTGGCACGGACGGCACTGCCAGCAACAACGATCTCGACATGTTTGACGAAATGCGCCTGGCTGCTTTTGTTGCCAAGGCAGCGACTTACGATCCCACCGCCCTGCCTGCCCGCACAGCACTGGCCATGGCAACCCGCATGGGCGCGGAGGCGCTCTTCCTGGGCGATGTAACGGGCAGCCTGGAGCCGGGCAAACGAGCGGATGTGATCACGCTGGACCATACGCCCTTGCACAATACGCCGCGTTTTCAGCGCGATCCTGATGCCATCTATTCGCAGATCGTCTATGCCGCCAAGAGCACCGATGTCACCCATGTGATGGTCGACGGGCGCTGGTTGATGCGCGACCGTCAATTGCTCACGATCGATACGGCTGCGTTACGGGAGATCGCCGCTGACTACGCCCGCCAAATTGACGCTTTCCTGATCGCCCGCGAGGGGAATGTCCTGAGCAAACTGGTAGCCATTGGTGGCCTGGAACAGGAGGAAAGCTTCGAGATTCAGGTCAAAGCCCACACCGCTGATCCCCGTATTATCGATGCCGTCCTGACCAGCAAAGAAGTCCAGATCGTCCGGCATACCCACTATCGGCAGTACGATACGTACTTCCTGTTCAACGATGCCAGGCAGGGTCGGGTGCGCTATCGTGAGGACGACAGCATTAACGACCGGGACGAAGTCATCAGCGTTCGCAGCCGCCTGACCTACACCATGCCGACCAAGGAACGCGAGTTCGCCCGCGCTATTCTGCTCTCGCGCTCTCAGTTCATCGCGCCGGCGGATCGCCCGTTGCGCTTCTACCGGGAGTACTTCCAGCCAGACATCGAACGCACCATCGAAAAGGAACGGCGGCGCTGGCACATCCTTTACAAGGGCATCCTTTTCTACATCAACCTTGACAAACTCAAGGAGCCTGCCCACGACGGCTATTTCCTGGAGATCAAGAGCCGCACCTGGTCGGCCCGCGACGCGGAGTACAAAGCAGAGATGGCCACCGAAATCATGTCCCTGCTGGGCATCACACCGGAACACACCATCCGCGCCGAGTACCTAGAGCTGGCCACAGGCCGGTAGGAAAAGCCCATGGGCGCCTGTAAGCGCCCATGAAGCCATCACTATCCACCAAAGTCACAGGCCAGCGGCCAGGCATCCGCCGCAGGCCATGTTCCCATACCCCGCCTAGGCCGAGCTATCCAGCCGGAAGCCATGACCGCGCACCGTCACGATGTACTGGTGATGCGGATCAACTTCAGCCAGCCGGTCCCGCAGCCGGCGCACCAGGGCGTCAATGGCCTGTTCGCTGACCCCCTCGCTGGCCGCCTCTGGCCAGACGGCCTCAATCACCTGCTCACGGGTACAGACCGCGCCGCCTGCGTCGTACAGCAGCTGTAACAGCCGATACTGCGGCAGGCTCAGCGGCGGCAGGACTTCCTGCTGGCCGATGAACACGCGCCGGGCCTCCCGGTTGAGCGTCAACCGGCCCTGGAGCTGGCCGGGGTCAAAGGCTACCTCGATCGTCGCATCCGATTCGGAGTAAGCAATTCTGACCGTTCGCGCCAGCTGGATGCGATCGCCATCCACAAGCTGGCGCGGTTGCCGCAATGGCTCTCCGCCGACCCAGGTGCCATTCTTGCTGCCCAGGTCTTCAACAAAGTAGCTATCGCCTTCCCGCCAGATGCGCGCATGCTGGCGGGAAATCGCCCGATCACGCAGCACCAAGTTGCACTCTTCGCCGCGCCCGATCACAAAAACGTCCTGGTCAATTACCACACGCAATCCAACATGCTCACCCTCCTCTACGGTGAGCATCGGTCGATCACTGATCGATCTGGTCATGCCCAACTCCCCTGTACATATCGTGCACAGCACAGCCAGGCCTGCCAGTGACGTCGGCGTACGCCCGCAGACCCTGCTCGGCGTTATCCCTGCCTGGAATCAGCAGCCCCTCTTCTGGACTGCCGCAGTGACGTGCTGCGCCAGGCCGATTCTCTTCTTCTCCTGGTTTGCCAGGTTCTGCCACAACAGTGTTGAATACAACGAGCTTGCCAGTACAATTAGCACAGATTCGGTGATCACCCGGTCAGGCGATCAAGATTGGCTGCGCCACTCCCCGGGAACTGGCCTCCCACCGTCCCGGGAGATCATGAACGTGGCCCGGACGCTATTTCTCGGTCTTTTGCGGTACGTTCCCGTTAACCGGGTCATCTGAGTCGCAGAATCGATATCAGTATACTCCAATGCGCCGCCAGGTCGCAACGGAAGGGCAATGCCAAGACTTAGTATATATATTACAACTTGACCCTTTCCTAGCTGCAGCAGACTGAGGAAACATGAACGCTGAAATCATCAGTATTGGCACCGAGCTGTTGCTTGGCGAGATTGTCGACACCAATAGCGCCCATATTGCCCGTTCCCTGCGCGACATTGGGCTGGACCTGTATTTCACCACCACCGTAGGCGACAACCAGGCCCGCATCACCCACGCGATCGATATCGCGCTGGACCGGGCGGACATTGTTATCACCACCGGCGGCCTCGGGCCAACTGTCGATGATGTCACGCGGCAGGCCGTCGCCGCGGCTACCAACCGGCCACTGGTGTTTCAGCAGGCGCTTTTCGACCAGATTGCTGCCCGGTTCGCCCGCATGGGAAGCCCGATGAGTGAGAACAACCGCCAGCAGGCGTTCATCCCAGAGGGTGCGCTCCCCATCGAAAACCCGGTAGGAACGGCGCCCTGCTTTGCCCTGGAGACTGAACGCGGAGTTGTGATCAGCCTCCCCGGTGTCCCCCATGAGATGAAATACCTGCTGGAACAGGCCGTCATCCCTTACCTGCGGGAGCGTTTCCACCTGACCAGCATCATCAAAGCGCGTGTTCTCCG is part of the Anaerolineae bacterium genome and encodes:
- a CDS encoding FHA domain-containing protein, with the translated sequence MTRSISDRPMLTVEEGEHVGLRVVIDQDVFVIGRGEECNLVLRDRAISRQHARIWREGDSYFVEDLGSKNGTWVGGEPLRQPRQLVDGDRIQLARTVRIAYSESDATIEVAFDPGQLQGRLTLNREARRVFIGQQEVLPPLSLPQYRLLQLLYDAGGAVCTREQVIEAVWPEAASEGVSEQAIDALVRRLRDRLAEVDPHHQYIVTVRGHGFRLDSSA
- a CDS encoding peptide chain release factor 2, giving the protein MSSAALWSVFDIPKTAQRVEALEQESTASDFWAEPERAQQVMRQLARMREEVQRWTGIAQQIDDALELAALGDEAMYAELAAETERLAGIVAQMEFQALLSGPYDVEDAVLAIHAGAGGTDSQDWAQMLQRMYLRWAEQRGYRTEILSEMEGDEAGIKSTTISVVGDYAYGYLKAERGVHRLVRLSPFDAANRRHTSFALVEVWPDIRGEIDIQIDEKDLQIDTFRASSAGGQHVQKNETAVRITHLPTGIVVSCQNERSQTQNRERALQVLKARLLDLERQKQEAQLAALKGEHVEAEWGNQIRSYVLHPYQMVKDHRTDYETGNTTAVLNGRLDEFMEAYLRASVGA
- the ftsY gene encoding signal recognition particle-docking protein FtsY — its product is MESLRKGLQRTRQSFFGRIAQTLGVTEIDDDTWDEVESLLIQADVGVETTLRLVERMRGRVRREGITRQGQLQQALKEELRGLLDDPPPMNISGRDLSVIFIVGVNGCGKTTTIGKLAYRLRNAGRRPLLAAGDTFRAAAIEQLQLWGERAGVPVIAGQPHSDPGAVVYDAVQAARARGHDLLIVDTAGRLHTKFNLMEELAKVRGVIRKVIPDAPHETLLVLDGTTGQNALSQARHFQETVQVTGAIVTKLDSTAKGGMIFAIYQELKLPVQYIGVGETIHDLLFFNPDQYVDGLFDNDGRG
- a CDS encoding amidohydrolase family protein; this encodes MEHVDKLLIGGVVVTMNQNYDVFPDGAIAVRGNAIVAVGPRQVITAAYTATETMDCSGQIIMPGLINTHTHAPMTLLRGLADDLRLDVWLMGYMMPVEREFVSPEFCYYGTLLACAEMILSGTTCFADMYYHEGDIARATVEAGLRAVLGQTVLKFPSPDAASYEESLAYTRQFIETWKGHPLITPAVAPHAPYTNTEETLRACTALAREYDVPLLTHFAETRLEVEESRREHDMAVVSWAERLGLLDAKVLAAHCVHIDPDEMRLLHNHGARVAHNPSSNLKLASGVAPVQEMLNRGLIVGIGTDGTASNNDLDMFDEMRLAAFVAKAATYDPTALPARTALAMATRMGAEALFLGDVTGSLEPGKRADVITLDHTPLHNTPRFQRDPDAIYSQIVYAAKSTDVTHVMVDGRWLMRDRQLLTIDTAALREIAADYARQIDAFLIAREGNVLSKLVAIGGLEQEESFEIQVKAHTADPRIIDAVLTSKEVQIVRHTHYRQYDTYFLFNDARQGRVRYREDDSINDRDEVISVRSRLTYTMPTKEREFARAILLSRSQFIAPADRPLRFYREYFQPDIERTIEKERRRWHILYKGILFYINLDKLKEPAHDGYFLEIKSRTWSARDAEYKAEMATEIMSLLGITPEHTIRAEYLELATGR
- the rnc gene encoding ribonuclease III is translated as MTAKHDLANIQHSLKLRFSDQSLLKRALTHRSYINEHPDDALDDNERLEFLGDAVLDFITGEWLYNRFPEMREGRLTRLRAALVRTETLAELGVQCSLGDAMLLGRGEEESGGRERQANLCCAFEALIGALYLDQGLDAVRDFVLPRFEPALQQILRTDADKDAKSLLQEWSQAHLGLTPTYRTVQATGPDHNKEFTVEVVIGDDVYGRGIGHSKQTAAQEAARNALQHIQIDQPD
- a CDS encoding cation-translocating P-type ATPase, with protein sequence MAAEFEPHTHPVAEVAERLASNPVTGLTEEEASRRLAQYGANELREEPPPTLLQMLWEQFNNFVVILLIVAAIISAIVGAYTGEGYVDALAIVAIVALNAILGIVQEGRAEAALRALKKMTAPEAHVVRDGKIRTVAGREVVPGDVVLLDTGNYIPADVRLIEGFNLTVDESPLTGESVPVQKRPGDILPVDATLGDRRNMAFMGSVVTYGRGRGLVVSTGMQTEIGHIAEMLQSYDEPATPLQQRLDQLGRWLGTATLIICAVVFGVGLLRLAAVNPISDPGAWLAVPTNQEALIQLFMTAISLAIAAVPEGLPAVVTIALALGMQRMIRRHVLIRRLAAVETLGSANVICSDKTGTLTTNEMTVVRVMVDDQVLTVSGEGFRPDGGFSCNGRTLDPASSPTLQMLARGAMLCNDAVLEHDGGTLRLVGDPTEGALLTMAIKAGLDARHLAATWPRVAEVPFDSERKRMTTIHRFSNGQPVIHAYTKGAPELVLEHCDTCLINGEVQPLDERRRAAILQTNADLAGQALRVLAIAYRPLDSIPEEPNADEIERHLTFVGLAAMRDPARPEVRDAIRVARTAGIRTVMITGDYPDTAAAIAGELGLLDDQDSLLTGADLSRISDEDLARRASTVSVYARVNPVHKMRIVEAIQSHGHVVAMTGDGVNDAPALKRAHIGVAMGITGTDVSKQTADMVLTDDNYASIVAAIEEGRIIYANIRKFVFYLISCNVGEILIIFVSMLLGLPLPLLPIHLLWLNLVTDGAPALALGLEQKEPDIMRQKPRPAHQPIITRDLWILTSIQAVVETAATLGAFVVSLNTLEPDPANPLLSRTIAFTTLVVAELLRAFTARSERFSIWQIGLLTNRWMIYAVSASLALLLGVIYLPFLEPVFNTVALTGEHWLTLLPFTLLPSAAAEIAKFVMRRHGQVQAAM